A single Cucumis melo cultivar AY chromosome 4, USDA_Cmelo_AY_1.0, whole genome shotgun sequence DNA region contains:
- the LOC127148796 gene encoding toMV susceptible protein tm-1(GCR26)-like isoform X2: MQMTPMQRQIWTKRTRKKTTNMMNCKGEEVEVTIVDVSTSHQIGIDSLENRKIAHFIADKINNSSAKVRVCLPRNGVSALDAPAKSFYDPEATATLIEELQKAIQLNNDRQVKVYPYHINDPEFAEFGVVSHGWKGFFSRFAAFCRC; encoded by the exons ATGCAGATGACTCCGATGCAGAGGCAGATTTGGACAAAAAGGACAAGGAAGAAGACGACAAACATGATGAACTGTAAGGGAGAAGAG GTTGAAGTTACGATTGTTGATGTTTCTACCAGTCATCAGATTGGGATCGACAGTTTGGAGAACAGAAAAATTGCTCATTTTATAGCTGATAAGATCAACAATTCATCAGCGAAGGTTCGTGTTTGCCTGCCACGGAATGGTGTATCTGCTCTGGATGCACCAGCGAAGTCATTTTATGATCCTGAGGCTACTGCTACTCTTATAGAGGAACTACAGAAAGCAATTCAGTTAAATAATGATAGGCAG GTGAAGGTATATCCTTATCATATTAATGATCCTGAGTTCGCTGAGTTCGGGGTGGTTTCGCATGGCTGGAAGGGGTTCTTTAGCAGGTTTGCTGCCTTTTGCCGATGCTAA
- the LOC127148796 gene encoding uncharacterized protein LOC127148796 isoform X1, which produces MAGKGEGPAIGIDLGTTLRTKTKTNQTMQMTPMQRQIWTKRTRKKTTNMMNCKGEEVEVTIVDVSTSHQIGIDSLENRKIAHFIADKINNSSAKVRVCLPRNGVSALDAPAKSFYDPEATATLIEELQKAIQLNNDRQVKVYPYHINDPEFAEFGVVSHGWKGFFSRFAAFCRC; this is translated from the exons ATGGCCGGTAAAGGAGAAGGTCCGGCGATCGGAATCGATCTTGGAACCAC GTTGAGGACGAAGACGAAGACAAATCAGACGATGCAGATGACTCCGATGCAGAGGCAGATTTGGACAAAAAGGACAAGGAAGAAGACGACAAACATGATGAACTGTAAGGGAGAAGAG GTTGAAGTTACGATTGTTGATGTTTCTACCAGTCATCAGATTGGGATCGACAGTTTGGAGAACAGAAAAATTGCTCATTTTATAGCTGATAAGATCAACAATTCATCAGCGAAGGTTCGTGTTTGCCTGCCACGGAATGGTGTATCTGCTCTGGATGCACCAGCGAAGTCATTTTATGATCCTGAGGCTACTGCTACTCTTATAGAGGAACTACAGAAAGCAATTCAGTTAAATAATGATAGGCAG GTGAAGGTATATCCTTATCATATTAATGATCCTGAGTTCGCTGAGTTCGGGGTGGTTTCGCATGGCTGGAAGGGGTTCTTTAGCAGGTTTGCTGCCTTTTGCCGATGCTAA